From the Pseudorasbora parva isolate DD20220531a chromosome 2, ASM2467924v1, whole genome shotgun sequence genome, the window attttaagtatcacctcGAGATGAAATCTAATCCGGTTTAAGCTAACGGatctgttgctatgacagcaagtccaggatgagcttcgaagaaccaaacaatccgagatcaagCCCAGTCGccaacaatcaaatccagctaactgagttagccACGTACGAAGAACAGGCCCCTGATCTATAAATCTGTCTTACCTGATATGATGAAGCCACTTCACTGATGGGTCTGAATGTGTGATGTTTGTGCTGTTGTGAATCTTTGCACACTACACACACCGGCTGTTTGTCCTCCAGACAGAAGAGTTTGAGTTTCTCACTGTGTAAACTGCAGAGCTCCTCACATCCTGATAAACATCTATTATTCCCCTCCTTCAGGAACGACTCACACAAGTTTTTTAACACACGATTACATGGAGGATCACCTCTTGAGGATCTTCTCCTGCAGACAGGACACTCCTGAGCTTCCTTGATTCTCCAGAACTGTTGAAGACACTCTTTACAGAAACTGTGACTACATGACAGAAGAACAGGATCCTTGAAGATATCACGACACACGGGACAAGACAGCTCTTCTGCAGACACATTTAGTGAAGCCATTTTCACTTTTTGAGATCCAACAGTCTaaaatttactttcactttatgCACAATGgtttcaaaaattaataatcACAGAGATCAGCTGTCTGTTCAGAAACAAACTTCTCAAAAATCCTCATTGAAAGTGTTTCTCTTCAATCTTCATTGGTTCCCCTGAAtcagcttttttgtttgtttgttttgatgaAAGATAAGCGAGTCCGTATGACAGGAGAGATAAGTCTGTCTCTTCCTGGTTAGTTTTGTAACAGGGCGAGTTATGTGGGTGTGTTTAAACAGGTCAGAACAGGAACATCAGTGTTTCTTCAGCATTCAGTTTTAAGAAAAGGCATTCAAAATGAACCTACATTGAAACTATCCAGTATACTGCACAATTACACCTTGATACAAACTtaaattgatacatttttattttattttattgcagtaTTTGTTGTTGAGTGTGTTTGAAACTCAGAGTTTCTCCAGAGTGTGTCATGAACAAATCTTTGTCAGAATTATTTCTTCACATGTTAATAAACACACATCTGCTTTTTGTGCTGGTTGTCAGTGTTTGGAGATGTAGGCAGATGAGTGGAGTAAACAAAACCATCTTGGGCTGCCTGTGTCATGTTTTCTGAATAGGGAACGAGGCGCTGCATAACGATGACGCAATGGAAATGCCCTTGGGTGGTGCTAATTATCTGAACTTTAACTCGTATAGATTCCATGTACAGACTCCTCAGTTGTGCTCCTCAGATTTTCTAACAAAGAAGCCCCCCTCGGCAGTTCCTCATTGCCTATTCTGAGAACATGGGTTACACAGGTAACTTTAGGCATTTTCTTTAGGTTCACTCAACGCTGCGTAGCAATGATGCAATGGGAACGATATACCATTTGCGCTAAGCTAAGCCCTGCCATATCTGGCCCAATAACtttcttctctctttctttttgttgttgagCCAGACCATACTCAACCAGAATTAAAGCGACCTGTTTATGTGGATAGAACCTAGGAACCATATAAAACTTGGATTAAAGTGTGCGGAGAGAACCAACTTGCCTCCACACAAATATCCTCCAAAGGAACTCCTCTAAAAAGAGCCTGGGAAGACGCAAAACTCCTAGTAGAGTGAGTTTGAACACCCAGAAGGGAGCTTCCACACCTCATAAGCCAAAGAAACAtctcattgcgccactggcTAGAGCAGTCTACAGACACTCTGAACAGGGTAAAGCAAATGAAGCATCTCCTCCTCTGCAGAGGAAAGAGAAGGGGGACAGAAAGAGTGAAGAACGCTCAATTGAGACCGAAATGACGTGGACAAAACTTAGGGGAAATAACCAGGCCTGAGTCGCAGAAACACCTGCACTAGACCCGGGGCCAATTTCATGCAAGGCTCACTCACAGAAAGAGCCTGCAGACCACACATCTGAGAGTCTAATGCTAACAAAAGCACCACTTTGACAGTCCAAATCTAGTCAGTGGCTGACTCCAATGGTTTGAAAGGAGGCTCCAAAATAACTGATAAATTCCAGGTGGGGACACTAACAGGACGTCCAGGCCTCAAGTATCTAACTCCACGTATATAATACGTGGCGGGGTCTACCTAAGGGAACCTTGTCTGACTCCCAACGGGCAGTGACAGCCGTGACAGTCCCTCAGGAATTCCAGCACTGAACCAACTGGGGATCCACAAAATGAATCGTACACCAAGACTCATTAGTTAGACGAGTGGAATTAAGGGTGCTTCCAGGATCTTGAGAACTCGCAAGAAAAGATCGCTCAAAAATGGCAGCTTTCTAACGGGGTGCAAATTAGATTGGCCACTCAGAAAAATGCTCATCGAGTTTAGAGGACTGAGAATGGTGAGGCTCGTCGGGCCACTCAGTGTTGAGCTTCTCAGTAGCACGTCCAGTGTAGCCTGCAGAAGGCCACGCTTCCTGGCCATTTGTTTGGATAAAACAAAGTGTAAAAACAATTTTCTTCAGCTTAATTTTAGGACAAAGTGTTTTACCAGCTGAAGTTCAAACATTTCACAAATATACAACTTGAGGAGTTTTAGTCTAAAAGACACAAGGAACAACTGCCTTTAAACATCCAAAGCTATTCTACAATGTCTGCACTTCTGGAGAACAACAAGAACCAAGTAGCACAAATCATTTCTAAATAACTTTGAAAGTGAAAGTTACCTCTTTGGGGTACTTAAATTCAAGCACATACATTACACCATAAAGTAAAGCAAATACATTAGGGAGGTCCTCAACATCATCAAGTACAATTTGCTCTTACACCACCACAGCCTTATGTTGGGATTGCAGTTAACCGTTGGCACATCATCTTCAGCATCAGTGAGGACACCAACTTCGAATCTCTTGGTGCAGGTTTCATCACGATCAGTGTCCCACAGAAGCAGAAAACTGGGGAGAAAAGTAGAAAATGTCTATAACTAGAGTGCTCTTCACTAaagctttccttcagtgattctgctctatcatcaggtgtcttcaattatcacacaatcATCACTCAGTTAATCACTTGAGTATCTAATTAACTCTTAAACTTCTTCAGTGTTGGTTTTACCATTCTTCTGGTGGCTCTCATATAAACACAGAGcagagttaatttaacaccaGGGATTTTGCTGTGAGGGAGAGTTGAGGACACTGAGGTAAGTATCAACATGCTTGAAATATTCTCTGCAATCTGACATTATCCAGCACTGAAGTAGTTTCTGAAGTAGTTTCTGAAGCCACACAAAGCTTTCTGAAGCATTTGAGGCTTTCATCAAATTGTGCTGAAAAATGGTTCATAACTCAAACTTTTTAACACAGTGCACACTCACGACATCTTGTGATCAAAAGGTGGAAAAGCTGCCCTTTGCGTCCCAAACGACCCAACCAATATTTCACAAAGCTAATAACTCAGTTTGAGCCACAAAACTGTTTCGCCTCTGTGTTGAACGTCCCATACAGTAGAAACCACTTTCACTCAGAAATTGCTAGTAGAtttcacaaaaaataacaaataacacAATTCTTATAATTAGTAAGATTGaaattgtttttgtaaaatgttgttGATTATTCTTTATGTACAACTTTTAACAGTGTTTAAGGAAAAccaacaataaaatataaatgaatggattaaaatgttcttctactaataataatttatttatcttaAGTCCACCCAGCATCTGTTGTATTTCCAGAAGATCAGTGATTATTGTGACTTGTTCTTCATATTCTTCTTCAGAGAATGAGGAGCACAGTTCTTCTGTTGAGTCTTCTGATTGGTGCTCAGACCTTTCATATTCTGCAAATGCCCGACTCTAAAAATCATCAGGAGATCACAAGACTGGCCATCCTACGTGCTACTGAAAAGGTCTGCGAGAGTGTTGACACAGCCTTCAAAGCGGTATGAATATATAGGTAGATTTTGTACATAAATCTGTTGCGCTGTGCAGAAGAGCCACAAGTGTGATATTTTAACAGTGAGGAATGATATTGGTGCcatgtattttgtttttaaagtagATTCAGCTTCAAACTGTTTGTTGTATAGCAGAAGAGGTCCGTTTTACTTtacaatattataattatatttatttatacaacaGTTTGTTCTGGTAGAGAATAGCTTTATCTCGGCCGGTCCTCTAGAAAGAGGAAAAAAGGTTACAACCAAAAAAAGGTTGTAAAAGCAGAGAGGTTATTTTAAGAAATAAGGGGATGAATCAGAAAGAACAAGTAATACACAGGCTAAGAATGGGACATAGCAACCTTTACTGAAATGGAAAAACATCCAACAGGACAATGCACTCAGTGTCAGGAATATGAGATGGTTGGACAATTTCTCACTTGAGAAATTTATTCAGAAAAGACAAAATGATGCCTCACTTACGTAAATAGGATGaatagtagcctagaaatctagacgcaccctagcggcagcaaatttaatctgcccgcgagtgtcgtctagcaactctcaatacccctctgagctgtaaacgccaaactcttgctgggccaatcacatcgtgtatagagtcggtgggcggggccataatgacgacagccgagttgcgtttgcgtgcttctagtaaacacagaaactggcgaacggcggtctttcaatcagctttgaatccgctttgaccgcgactctggaagacttggagttaagcttttctctgagaaaagaacaaagaacggcactgaagtcattcttaagaagggaagatgtgttctgagttttgccgacaggatccggtgaatgtttaatctgtcagcgagctctgtttcaccttcattgctctggttggtgtagcgctatcctatcgcgtgcagagggagtttgaaagacaaccgtttatccgcccctcggattgagctgtcaatggtgagtttccagaccaaacatcttgatgtggctctggcttgtcaggctagatgaATAGAGTTTATAAGCAACATTTGAGACCGTTGTTGTGAGATTCTAaattagaaatctagacgcacccagCAGCAAATCTGATCTGCAGCCAGTGTCATCTGGCAACTCTCCATAGACCTacgagctgtaaaaaccaaactctggtcaggccaatcacatcgtgtatagagtcggtgggcagggcttaacataatgacggccgagttgcagaGGTTCAGCGTAGTACTaaaaaacacagaagctggcgaacggcggtctttcgattcagctttgaccgtgactctggaagacttggagttaaggaggggggggggggggtgaaacactcagtttcagtcaatctcatgtcaatcttgagtacctatagagtagtattgcatcattcatatctccgaaaagtctttagttttattatatttgtaaaagaaatatggcctgtaccgagtctttccggaaaaaaacgagcgcctggaggcgtatcgtgtgggcggagctaaagaatgacgagcgcgcaaagcggtgacgtcctcaagcgtggagaaacccatgctatcgatctcagctaatagatatatgatccagaatgaaatagaaacagcaacagcaggacgtccgtctctgtggtatgtactgtatttactctcagtttatgatgacatgattcagtttatggactattgtatgcgaccaaaccttagtagcaagcagaacggttttgcacgtcagactagtgtaacgttataacttgaatagaacagcaatggagtccgttagctcATTTGACTGACCAAGCAcgcaatcgtgtcgtttactgatgtttacatacgcgacgataagcaacagcacagacatttgaagcaggtttacttaccggctgcttccaaagcaggaccgaacctttatcgctgggacccccccgtcaaaaacacacttcttggaatgtggagatccactttgcgatgcgactgaagcatttctgcgttcaaatcggttcaaatgcagcgctgccttcccggaatgctgtgctgaagcgttgaagtcgcttaatgtcaaagtggaggaatgaaggggagcgcggcgcggactataaccgacataagtgttcacggacgactggatctgcagctgagagagtatttacggcgtgcatttcctctctcgcactagtcacacgcgcgcgcgcaccctaccgggagaagagcccgtacggcccatacaaggaccttccgctctagtaacgtcaagccgacccatactcgaaaaaaactctccgaaacttgcgagaaaccggaaggagtattttaaacacagaaatactccatcaaacgtccaacattagtttttgaaactttgtctatgtttaggatgggaatccaagtcatTAACAGTGGAAAacgctcagtatgcatgaaacagcatttcaccccccctttaagcttttctctgagaaaagaacaaagaacggcactattcttaaaaagggaagatgtgttctgagttttgccgaccggatacgacgaatgtttaatcagtcaacaagctccgcttcaccttcgttgctctggttggttgtagcgctatcctatcgcgtgcagagggagtttgaaagacaaccgtttatccgcccctcggattgagccttcaatggtgagtttccagaccaaacatcttgatgcgAGTCTAACTTTGTAAGGCTAATGAGATTCCATTTGTTATTCCAAATATGAAAGTTAATCAAATGGCAAATATTTTTGGAGAATATGATGTTTTCCCCATTGAAAAAGATGCATTTGTAGGACTGAAATGGCAAAGATGAAATGACTTGCCTAAAAGGTCTTTTTCAAAGAAGTTAATGCAGGACAAATTGTCACAAGTTTAAATATagtgaaattatttaaaatcgCTCTTCACGTCAGAAATGTATGATACTAACATAACAGGAGAGCATTCTAGTCAGTTTCATACatgctaaaaaaaattgtgctatatagtactaaaagtggttctttgtCTCTcaatcataggggaaccactttaagtgctgtatagcATCTTCAGCTGTTCTTCACTggttctttgggatgactgaggtgctatatagcaccgctACTGtatacagaacctgttaagcccctgtatggttcttcagcagTTTTTCAGTGGTTATTTGGGGTGGTTAAAGTGCAATATTAGCCTGGAtaccagccgaacttagccccacccacaacatttttaggtcgggcagttcggtctggactcgctCCATAGAGAAGTAATTATCCaatgtaggtctgtccaatcgaggtctttcctggttgggttgaaacgccccataatcacagcccaatggagcagacTCATATTCTAACTAGAGCTGAGTATGACCATATCAGGCTAGTGCAATAAAGCATCAAATAACCTTTCAAGCCCCTTTTCTGTGGTTCAAGGTTCTTTACAACCAAATAACCACTGTTGGTGCTCTTTAGCACCACATTTGAtgaagaaataaaatgtaatatagcACCTCTTATGGTTTCTACATGgcaccatttgacaaaggtGTTGTAGAGCATTTTTAAAGAtatggtgctatatagcaccaaaagtggttcccctaCTATTACGACCCAAAAACCACTTTAGTGCCAAAGTCCTTTTTTTTTGGATAATCTTTACTATTTCTTATTCTCACTGAAGTGCCTCTAAACTTGCAGCAGTGCCattaaaagtttaaataaagttgcAATGGTTGTCTTGCTTTGCGTAGGCAATGCACTTTATGAACATTCGTTATAGTAagactgtgtgtttgttttactTTCTTGAACACAGCCGGAACCACTGGACTCAGAGACACTGGCAGACGCCTGCAGCCGAAAAGACTTTGCAAGTAACTTTGAGACATCCATAAGGTTTATCTCCTTTTACAATGTGCTGAGAGATATTGCAAACATTCCTGGCCAGTATCCGGAAGAACATTTTGACAATGAAACATTTAAGAAGGGAAAACGATCGATAACCCGTCGAATGAAGGCCATCACAAAGAAGATTGAAAAATATGAATTTGATGATGCAAGAGAGGAGCTTGGGAAAGTCCTCCATACTGTACAGGTGAGCTAAAGCTCTGAATGAGAAACAAGCAAATGTTATAGAAATATTAATTTGGTATGAGATCAATATGACCAACAGATTTCACAAATTCTGAACATCTACTAACTTGCACACGTGTCGTTTGGCAAATGAAAGGATTTCTACAGCCACAGTGACTGGATTGAGCTGGGAAACACCGAACCCTGTACTGCTCTGATCAATCCTGAGGAAGAGATACCCAACCCTgcaagtaagtgtgtgtgtgtatgtgtgcgtgcgtATAGCAATAAAACAGTTGTATCTTTCTTCCAGCTAAGAACATGAAGACATGTGATGATTCTTCTGATGGACCGTCTGAACATATAAAGGACCACATTATTAGGGGAAAAATTTTGACCTCCGGATACGCAAGATTATTCAGACCAAAAGGTAAGGCATGGTAAGTGACATTTACTGTAGAAACTATACTgccaatatacagtaaagtCATAAAATGTTACACAGCTGTTAAACAAGGTAACAAGTCTGAGAATGGGTTAGTGAATCAAACTCTTCTATCCAAACAGCTTCTTTGACAGGCCTCTAAAAGCACCAAGTTATAATTTTCTTCCAACCCAAACTCTGGGTTAAGAAAATTGGTAAATTTGACCCATTTACGTTGATCATTGCTCATCATCATTAATCCAGGACAATCTAACAATTGGATTAAAGttctaaaatataataaatcatTAAATACCAATAATAACCATTAAAGtaaaacatccacatggatggaggacccaaggtttcccagcagaacattgcccaaatcatcacactgcctccggcagctcgccttcttcccatagcgcatcctggggccatgtgttccccaggtaagccacacacacacacacacacacacacacacacacacacccggccatccacatgatgtaaaagaaaacatgattcctcagaccaggccaccttcttccattgctccgtggtccagttctgatgctcacgtgccactgttggtgctttcggcggggtcaggggtcagaggtcaccctgactggtcagcggctatgccgccccatacgcaacaaactgagatgctctgtgtattctgacagctttctatcagaaccagcattaacttctggagcagtttgagctccagtagctcgtctgtttgatcggccCACACGggtcagccttcgctccccacgtgtatcagtgagccttggccgcccatgaccctgtggccggttctccactgttcctcttggagcacttttgatagacactgaccactgcagaccgggaacagcccacaagagctgcagttttggagatgctctgacccagtcgtctagccgtcacaatctggcccttgtcaaactcactcaaatccttacgctcgcccatttttcctgcttcacacacatcaactctgaggacaaaaatGTTCACTTGACGCTTAATCTCACCCACTTACAGTTCCAATGTTTCTCTGTGTGCCTAAACTGTTTCACTTGTCCATGTTTGTGGTACTAATCGTGGAATATCTGTGGACAGTATAAGAATTTAGAGACTTATCGCATTTCAGTCTGTGTGTTTCTGGGCAGCACTCAAAGCCTAACGGGAATATTTCCATCGGGAGAAGAAAAAATTACAAGTCAAATTTGGTCAAAAACTAGTCAGTTATTCAATATTTATTCAACAATTCCAGTATTCAAAGGCAATCTCATTTAAGATCTATAACTGTTGATTTTTACCTGCACTCGTTCTCATTCACATATACAAGGCCTATGTTTATATTTCTGTCGAATTTTGGGTGTTCTTGTTGGGTTGGACATCCACGCCTAACCCGAACCAGTGCTGGGTTAAGCTAAAATGACCCAAATTGTGTTGTTTTGAATAAAATCCGGCCCTGATCATTTGGGCATCCAGCTTCATTAGGTGTGCTTTGGGatgcttttaaacaaaacattttttccccccaattGATCAACaaccaaataaacaaattattttagtttagtaaacAAATTCATACAGAAGTATGATGCAAGCAGACCGTTCAAAAGGCTCTAGTGTATGTAGAAATAAACCCCCCATATCTGACTAATATTTACAGGAAAGTGCAGCCATGGAGGTTTTCCTTATTCTCCGGATGGCATTAATAAGGATTACAGTGCTTCCAGTCACGGTTCACTCCATAATATAGCTGCAGATGTTGCCATTAATGCCAGTGTGCAACTGCTGGAGAAGATCTTGGGGAGCTTGACGGAGGACCCCGCTCTCAACTTCTTACGGTGGGGAATTAACCAACTTTAGGGAGTTaaaatgactttattaataacatTAGCGTGTTTTTACAGGCTTGTGATCCACCAGTTGAGAATTGCTGATCTATGAGTAACTCACTATCTgtgtttcctctctctctctctctctctctctctctctctctctctctctctctctctctctctctctctctcagcctgATGGGGCTTCATTCAGAAATGCCAAAAGGGGAATGGAAACCTCTCATATCTTTCTTGAACTTCAAACCGAGATATCCGACTGCAACTGGGGATGAATATGTGGAGGTTTAATGCCAGTGTGCGGACAACACATTTAATACATGTGCATTAAATTACGTTTTTAAATCTGTGTTGCTTCCTGACATTCATCTTTTTTCCTCGTGTGATCACTGGAATCATAATCTCTGTGTGCAAAAGCCAAATTTGTTTTAGTAACCGGAATACCATAGAGATCAAATGTTGCATTGAAggatatttagttttttgcactattgattcattaaaaaaaaaaacaattggcTATCTTGTTGGAGATCAACACCATCCCTGAAACGTCACCTTCCTTAATTTGGGAAGCTTTGAAAGCTTATGCTCTGGGTCAAATTATTACTTAGCCAATGTAAATAGACAGCGAAAAAAGTAACTACAGCAATCATCTCTTGAAATTCTTCAGCTAGACTCGACTTATGCAACTACTTTGCATTTGGGAATTTACAAGAAGAAATTCAAACCTTATCTGTTATCAGTTTACCAGGCTCAGAAGTTGTGGTTAAAAGctaaatacacattttatgaACATGGTGACAAGCCAAGTAAACTCCTTGCTCTTCATCTTACGAAAAAGTCAGCGCAATGTAATTTCACAGATTAGGTCTTCTGATGGCAAGTTGACTACTGATCCCGTTAGCATTATTACACATTTTAAGACTTATTAAGCTTTTGCTTTATGAGTCAGAACCTCCTCCTGATAGCTCTTTTATgcaaagtgtttttattttcttcAACCCTGGTCCATACCTGTAATTTCGGACACAGTGAGAGGAGTTAATGTGCCTTTTCCCACAGAAGAGATGGTGCAAGCTGCATGCAGAATGGCAAGACCCATGGACCCGCCGTGTTTCCTGTCGAAT encodes:
- the LOC137091445 gene encoding von Willebrand factor A domain-containing protein 7, with amino-acid sequence MRSTVLLLSLLIGAQTFHILQMPDSKNHQEITRLAILRATEKVCESVDTAFKAPEPLDSETLADACSRKDFASNFETSIRFISFYNVLRDIANIPGQYPEEHFDNETFKKGKRSITRRMKAITKKIEKYEFDDAREELGKVLHTVQDFYSHSDWIELGNTEPCTALINPEEEIPNPATKNMKTCDDSSDGPSEHIKDHIIRGKILTSGYARLFRPKGKCSHGGFPYSPDGINKDYSASSHGSLHNIAADVAINASVQLLEKILGSLTEDPALNFLRLMGLHSEMPKGEWKPLISFLNFKPRYPTATGDEYVEV